CtgggtgaggcaggggaatgacTAGCCTTGAAGGCCAAGGAGAGGAAGTGGTCCACAGGCATCATCTGGAAGGGAGAGGACACAGCAGAGCCTCAGGTCAAATGATCCTATTAGATAAAAAAAATGACTGGCTTTGTCAGCTGCAGGAAACAATACCTTTGTCTGAATTCATACATGACAACACAGACGAGGGGTCTTTTAATTCTAAACACCAAAATCCAGCCTATACATGCTACTATTTACATTAGTTTATGTACATGCAACAAAGGAAAGTCCAACGCTTGAGGTACTGttgaataaaaaaatgtaaaactaaattaTCATCAATCTCAATCACTTCtactttagaaaatttattttctatgtataaggttttttaattaaattcttcTAGTGAGACAAAAAAACTTCACCTCTGTACAATGAATGCCCCTAACTCAGAAACCAGAGAAAttatggaaaaaagaaataccaaaaaaacccacTCTTAATTCCCATTACGGTTAGAACCAACCATACTTAGGTAATACTTCTACTATTTAAAATACCACAGAGCTGACTTCCCTATGTGCTAAAGAGAAGTTCAGAGAAGCCACATATATGGCAACAGATGTAAGTTTtgacaaagtaataaaaataccTCAAAAAGAGATCAAAGTGCTTCAATAAAGCCTTCAGATTCTTCTCAGAAAAGGACATCTTTCCAAGGATTTCCGGAAGTTTCActgcattaaaaataaaggtaaaaccATTCACAATTAGTAGAATCTGACAATGCATAGGATTCACTCAGGGAAGGTCTGGGCCCCTCCTTATCTCTATTGGAACTGAAATTAACATCCACATTatcaaacaaaaccccaaactcTTACTGAACAAAGACAGTATAGCAGTACAAATAttacaaacataatttttatgaaatttaagATTCATTCAGTGCCTTTTCTTTGATAGGTTACCTTTGATTTTTCTTAGATCCCCAAATTTCTTAGACAATTATAGCCCAAACCACAAGGTGTATAGAAAGCTAACAAgagaatacaaaatgaaaaatggaaagaaagcagGAACCAGGATTCTTACCAAACAATCGCAACAAATGTTGTGCCCCATAAATGTAAGAGGGTGGAGGCGGCTGGTCACCTGGCGGGTAATTGTCAGGCACAAGTTTCCAGGAAAGGACCTGGAAAAAGCACGAATTGAATTGTTTTTGTCACTCTTAATGGAGACACTTCCAACCACCTAACAATTATGATAGTAAATTGTACGTAGAGGGGAAAAAATAAGCCATTGTATCAAAATAAACACAAGCttacaaaaaacaaagatgaaaggcaaaaacacttaaaatagatTAAGAAAGTCTTTAATTTCTTAACTCGCAACAGTTATTCCCTATAAATAACGCTGTTTGGGTTCTTTAGCCCCTTTATTGAAAATCCTGCTGcatggccaggcgcgatggctcacacctgtaatcccagcactttgggaggccaagatgggtggatcacctgaggtcaggagtttgagaccagcctagccaatacattgaaaccacatctctactaaaaatacaaaaaattagccaggtgtggtggtggacacctgtaatcccagctacttgggaggctgaggcaggagaatcattggaactggggaggcagaggttacagtgagccaaggttgtgccactgcactccagcctgggtgacaaaagtgaaactctgcccctccttccctccccccacccaggaaaaagaaaatcctattgCACTAGAGACAGAATGAAGCATTAAAAAGTAATCCATAGATGTTCTGAATAGTATTACTGTTGTTTCAAGATTCCTTAATTTCTGGCTGTTAGATTCATTATGGAAacgaatttgaattttttaatcctTGAATCAACTGAAACAGACTTCAAACCTGATAACTGATTTGTCTTCATTCTGAATTTCTGAACTGTGGGTGGACTTGGGGCTTTTGTTAAAGGGAGAGTTGCATTTCAAAAATCTCTGATGAATTTCCGTAAAAGTAGTTCAGTAAATTATAGAACCAGAGCCTACTCTACTCAGCTGCTACTTTGGCTTTTGGGACATCATATTCAATATGGAAACAGTCAGACTGCAGAAAGCCCTTCAGCAGACAAAGCAGAAAGGTGCCCCCACAAACTCAGAAATGCTGATATAGTCAGTTTAACAACATGAAACTGCCAGAAGCTAATAAGCACCAAGGTGGCCCTGAAGGATCCAGGACAAAGGCCTAGCTTCACTTCGGCCCCTGCCTAGCCAGGCCTAGATTCTCCCCTAGGTCTCCACCAGCAGCGCCCACTTCTGCACTGTGGAGCACTGAGGGAAGGGATCGTTCCAGCAACTTTACAACATCCCCAGCACCTGCCCAGTGTACACAGCTGAAGCTTTGGAACCATTCTGAAAGTGACTCAAAGGAAACATACAGGACTTTGCAATCTCAGAGGCATGAACAGCACTTGGCATGTACAAAAGCAGGTCATCTGGCTCTACCTCACTCACTCAATTCTGTGTTTCAAGGCAGTTTATAACCTTCTACTTATGAAGACACATTTTCCAGGGGGAAAACAGTAGGTTTCTAGTCGGGGGAATTCCCAATGGGGTATGTATGGGAACCATCGATGGGTCTTTACTGGCATGTGCTGGCCCAGACCAGCCCCTAGTACTGTGGAGCAGTGACTGGTACTGAGAGAAAGAGCCCTGGTCAAAAAATACGGTGGTAGAGGTACGTAAGAAGGTGGGAATCCACGAAGGTCTCATGAGTCCTTGTGAGAGTCGCCTGAACCCCAACCATTTCCCAGAAAGCACTTTTAAACTGTAAGTTGCAGCTGTACCTATAACCACTAGATGGCGCATTCACACTGCAGATCAGCGTGGGAATGGCCCTTGACAACTCAGATGCCCCTTAAATTCACGATTTCCCTTCAATAATAAAATTCGTAGTGcattcttatctgaaaaatgggcGTGTCAGAGACTGCTTGAACTAGGGATTTCCTAACCTACCCTCAACAATCATCATAACACAAATTAGGCTTTCTAGATTCTCTATGGGGTCAGCCAACTGTAGCCCCTGGGCAAGTCCAGCCCAATGCTTGTATGTTCAAAatggttggggaaaaaaaatcataataatattttgtgatatgtgaaaatCATGAGACATTAAATTCTCAGTGTCCATGAATGAATTGAGGGGGCAGCACACAGAGCCATACCCCTTTGTTTAAGGCAGAGCCACATCCCTTTGTTTATGGCTTTGCTGCTGGAACAGCAGAGTTGAGCAGTCTCTGGAGAGACCTTAGGGTACACACTACGGAAGATAGTTATCATCTGGAAGAAAGTTTTGTGACCTCTCTTCCCATCATAAAGTGCTGTTTGCCTAGGTTGGgcacatggctcatgcctgtaatcccagcactctgggaggcagaggtgggaggatcacttgagctcaggagttggtgaccagcctgggcaacatggcaaaacctagtctctacaaaaaatgcaaaaattagccaggccataGTGTcatgagcctgtagttccagctactcgggaggctgaggcaggaggatcgcttgagcccaggaggtggaggctacagtgagctaacatcctgccactgcactgcagcctgggtgacagcatgagagtgagaccctgtgtcaaaaaaaatgttctttgccTAGCAAAGCCATTTTCCCCTGTGCAACTCctactcactttaaaaaaaacaaaaaaaaaaaaaaaaagaaatctcacctCCTAGGAGACTTTCACAGAATTTGCTGATAGACTGGGACGTCTTTAGAATCCCTGACAAACTCACCACCTACAGATCACCTAATGGgccttaaaaatagttttaaaatgaaaagttttcccATCTATCAAGTGGAAATCTGGTGGCAAGACTGATCTCGAGAATTCAAAGTAATTGGGTTCAAGTGTCTGGCACAGTGGTGGCCTAGAGCACATCCCTGAAGGGACGGCTATTGGTATTACTGTTAATGATGGAGGGAAATCAAGTATTTAAAGTTGGAGTCAGAAAACTACAGCCTGCTGGTCACAGCCCGCCCAACTACTGCCTGTTTCTATATTGCCCACAAGCTAAGAGTggatgttatatttttaaatgattgaaaaacaaacaaaattttcaaacacatgaaaattaaatgctagtcaaatttcagtgtccataaatcaagttttattggaatatagcACACTCATTTTATTTACATACTATCTGTGGCTACTTTTGGAGTTAAGTAACCTTGACAGACACCATATGGCCCACAAATAGCCTAAAGTATTTACCCTCTGGCCCTCTGTGGAAAAAGTGTATTGACATCTGTTCTATAAAGTAAAAATACTGGCATTTCAATAATTGCacttatttaaaagataattgtcAGTGTAGGGCTGAAATCCTAACAATTTTCTCGCTTTAGAAACCAAAACCCACAGTGTTAAGCATAATCTTACGTACAATTTTGTTAATGTTTACAGTAATAGCAACATGATGCTTCAAGAACCTTGACTTCCACCTATAGAATCAAAGTAATCACAAATGAAGGAACCATTGGGAACAAACATCAAACATTCTTTACCTCATTTATTTCATTAGTTCTTCTCCCTTCAAAGCCAGCAAACACAGCACTCCCTTCCTTGCTAGGAGTCAGAGGAATAGGTGAAGATGATCTGCTATGCACAGGTGTTTCTtccaaagaaaaacatgaaattattCACACAGCAACTGAATTAAAGACTGCCTCAAGACTGTTAAAAACTGCAGAACATAAATCTAAACTTGGTTCTCAGAAAGTACCAACCTTTAACAATAAGACTTTCCTTTTATAACAGCACCTGAATtgtatttggttaaaaaaataaggaataaagcactgacacatgctacaatgtggatgaaccttaaaaGACTAGACTTAGTGAATGGAGCCAATCACAAAGGGCTACATactatgtttccatttatatgaaatacccaGGGTAGGCAAATCCAGAGAGACCGAAAGCAgcttagtggttgccaggagcttgCAGAAGGCGAGGTGGGGAGTGATTGCTActgggtatggggtttctttttgggggtgctaaaaatgttctggaattgaCTGTGCAGATGAtcgcacaactctgtgaatacactaaaaactattGGATTGAACTGTATATGTGGATGtgtcaataaagctgttaagtGCCACTGAATTATTCACTttataatggttaattttatatgtgaatttcacatcaataaatacaaataaaaaaataaaaaatacaaagagaaacagaaaaagatagcACTTTATTTTGTAGCACTTTTAAAaacactgtctttttaaaaattttcccagcTGACCCTTTTCAATCTTCAATCAACCAATCCTTATTACCCACTTACATAcagatgattccatttatatgaaatgccccaAActggcaaatctatagagacaaatAGATTAATGGTTGTCAGGGGACATAGGGAGAGGCAAATGAGTAACTGCTAGTCGatgtggggtttcttttttggAGTGGTGAAAATGTCTGAAACTGATTTCAGTGATGGTTGCCCAACTCTTTAGTTTTGCCcaactgaaattattttgttaGTTATCTATCAGACAGTGTGGTCTCtttgtgtcgcccaggctcgacTGCAGTGGCCCAATaagagctcactgcagtcttggactctgggcctcaagcgatcctcctttcAGCCTCAGCCATAGCCacagctgcagcctcccaagtagctgggactataggtgcacatcatcacacctggctatttttttctttaagagatggggtttcactatattgcccaggctgatcttgaactcctggcctcaagtgatcctcctgccccagtctcacaggcatgagccactgtgtctggagACACTAAAAACTTTACATGTGTGAATTTTAAGGTATGTGGATTATATCTCAatcaagctgtttttaaaaagcacctgACTTTGTTTTAGCACTTGATTATTCAAAGGGCTTCTCTTAAAGATATGTCTTCTTCAACTCTGCCTTTCTGAGCTTTCTcaattttcaaagaatcagcaaATACTTTCACGCACCTGGAACTATGCCCCAAAACTGAGCTGTGATGGGCTGACACAATCAACAAGTCAGTCCCTTCTCTCAGGACCTTATGATATGGCAGGGACAGGATGTACACAAGGAAACAGGCACCTGAACACAGAATGGCACTGTGATGACAGTTTTGGGAGTTCCAACAGGATGACGCTTAGAAGGACCCCTGAAGGAGTCAGCACAGCAGGAGGGGCTGAGGGAAGAACAGGGCACAGGTCATACACAAGATATGCCTACTGGGGCATGGGGATTCGACTCCAAATAGTTTTACACTGACCTTAGCTTTGGAGGTGTTTTTGATATTTATGAGGGGTGTCTTAGATTTCACAGCCTGCGAGCAGCTGAGCTCTGTGAAAGGAAAGCCACTAGGCTTCCATCTCTGCAGTTGGGTGCTTGGCACCTGCTGTTGTAGCTGTTTCCACCTCCACACAGTGTACCGGTGGACAGGCATGCAAGCTGCCTCCCCTACTGCTGACTTCCTAACTCACTGAGCCCACTAGGCACCAGGTGGCATCGTCGGCCCTGCTGCCATCAACTTTCCATTTCACACGTTGTTGGCAGTCAAGGGTGGAAGCATATAAGCACAGAGCACCCTGTATTTGATTTGTGAATGAGATCTTCAATGTAAAGTGAATAGTCCTAATAAGAGCGCTTCATTAGCACAGGCTAAACAACCAGATTTTAattaatttgggaaaaaaatgccTGGTTAGTGTATGATAGCTAATGTTAGTTTCCACAGTAATTGTATCTGATTCATGACACCtgttttcacagtttttgacagtttaaaatgattaattagcAGTGGCTTACTTCTAAGTTTTATACTACAGCAAATCAACCTATGTGtattttgggaaaaaagaaagtaaactcTTGTCTAATTTATTTTGCCCATTGAAACATTCCAGCTGAAAATCAAGGTGAGCAGATCTGATGGAGTTTGAGTTGGACTGAGAGGAGGTAAGAAGAGATTATGGAAATCTGAACATTCTTACTTTGATATTTTAGGACAGACCTTTCCAAATTAACTTTAGAATGGAGAGACTACGGAGATAgagtacaaagaaaacaaaaagctaaacAACCCATTAGAATTGCTCATTTTGAATGCTTCGTTAGGCCTAGCTACACAATATATAGAATTCTGATAACTCAATTTGCTCACAATCGGTAGAGTGATGGCAAAAAAAGGCTGAGGAAACAGCCCAGTCCTGCCTCCACCACAGCTGCACTGCAGTCTGCGCCAGGTGCTTCAACTGTCTACAGCTCCAGGAAGCAGGCAGCATTAACAGCACTTTGGACACGGGAATCACACGCACTGTACATAAACACGTAACctcagcaccatgcctggcactgaCTAGGCACAAGGTACACGCTGGCTCTCCCCGGCCTGGAGCACCCGAGAATGAACCTACTCTTTTCCAGGTGCAGGAAGAGCTTGGGCATGCTGGTGGACGTGTCCTGCTGCCGGCGCTTGGGCTGAGGTGAAGCGCTGCTCTCAGAAAGCCTGTCACTGTTGGCACTGTGGCGCGTGGACCGCCTCAGAGACTGCAATGCTTCTGGCTCAGCTTTGCGCCTTTTGGGGGTGGCTGGTTCACCAGTGGTCGGCTGACTCTCTGTGGACTGTGGCGTGGATGGATTCAACAAAGGCGGGCTGGGAGAGAGTTCCTCCTGGCTCCTAGGGAAGATGGAGAATGTCACACACAGCTGGCTCAAAGGGCCTTTCCAGAACATGGAGTGCTTCTGAAGACACGAAATGCTCTCTCTACTCCAGGAGGGTTGTAAATATGTACATAAGTCACTTGGACCCTCTCCATAACTCTGCAAGGCACCCCCAGTGAGTCCTGCAGGCCTCTCACCTGGAGTGAAACTGAcatggggaaagggaaaggagagagaagctaCCAAAGGAAGGATGGCTGAGAGGAGATGGTGGCCAGGCGGAAAGAGAAGCTGGGGAGCCAATAGCCATGaagcagagggagaaagggagggcaGGGCAAGGTGGCCAAGGCAAAGGGCAGCACGCTGCAAGTGGGAGGTTATCAGTTCACCTGCAGGCAGTTTTGCAGCACAGCAGTAGATGAAGGCAGACAATAAGTGGTTAACAGAGGAGACAGATGAATGGAAATCATGAGAACACACCACTCTCTCAGGAAGAGAGGCAAGAGGGAGCGAGCACAATACCTTACAGAGATTAAGGGAAAGACTTTAGGTTGCAGGATCCCCCTCCCTGTCCTCTCAAAAAAGAACAGAGCATGCTTGGTAACTGAGGGAGGAAAAGTGGTGACATCGCAGAGGAAGAACAGAAGTAACTTTTATTGAAGGCCAAAGTTTGCAGGCCCTGTGTGAACATTCCCATTTAATATTACTAGCTAGGCTTGCCTTCAGTCCATTCCACACCTGCAAAAGAAGGAGGCTCCTAAGGAACCTCTGCCACTAACACAAACAGCCAATGAGGGGGCTCAATTCAAACTTGCCCCTTCCACTCTCCTCAGCCTGTGCTCTCTTCACCCCACCCCCTACCATCTTCCAAAAAAATGGGGTAGCTGCTCATCATCCCACCTAAGTTCTTTATGCTGGGGTCTTCACTTGGTAAAATCTGCCAGAGCCATATGAAAGTGAAATGATGACTTAGCTTacccacaaaaaaaagaaaacctccaggacacacattttcatttccttccctcctccaaaCATGTTGGTCCACACTATCAGACTGAACTCTTCAAAATAAGGATCTGATTATTGTACTGCTGACATGTGAGGGTGAAAGTGCAGGCTATATAACTTACCTGTTAGTGCTTGTGGCACTTTCTTTAATGGGAAGAAAAAACTTAGACGAAGTCACCTTTTTATACTGAGCTTGCTCATATGGATAGAGTAAAACCAACGGGAGAGTGTAATCAAAGGTTATTCTTAATCCATCCACCATCTCCTTACAAAGGTCAACACTGGCAGGATTAAAAAGAAGAGATTACAGACACAATTAAGTAAGAGGTACTTTCCAAAATTTCACAATGAAGTTGCCGATTTTTAATAGGGCAGTTTGAAATCTAATCATTATATATTACACCTACGTACACACAAAATGAAATGGATTTGTAGCTGTCAAGATTACATAGGAAAACATAAGTGCAGAAAGTACAGCAGTGACTTTACCTTACCCCACTAAACACAAATAAATACGTTCAAGGCCACAGAGGTGTCCAGCAGCCCGTGCTGCAAAAGTGGACAGGTGGACACACCCCTATCACTGCAAAATGAAACAGCTTGACCCTAGTGAACCCCTAACCCTTGCTTTAACTCCAACACTCCACCTTTCTGCCTCTTGTCCAGCTGGGTCATGCATGCCAGGCAGGATACAAGGAAGCTTTCTCTGACTGGAATGAAAATCTGTTTGTAAACAAGCTTTGAGAAATCCTTACTGCCCATTCTGG
This genomic stretch from Chlorocebus sabaeus isolate Y175 chromosome X, mChlSab1.0.hap1, whole genome shotgun sequence harbors:
- the MSL3 gene encoding MSL complex subunit 3 isoform X2, with the protein product MEERTITIEIPEVLKKQLEDDCYYVNRRKRLVKLPCQTNIITILESYVKHFAINAAFSANERPRHHHVMPHANMNVHYIPAEKNVDLCKEMVDGLRITFDYTLPLVLLYPYEQAQYKKVTSSKFFLPIKESATSTNRSQEELSPSPPLLNPSTPQSTESQPTTGEPATPKRRKAEPEALQSLRRSTRHSANSDRLSESSASPQPKRRQQDTSTSMPKLFLHLEKKTPVHSRSSSPIPLTPSKEGSAVFAGFEGRRTNEINEVLSWKLVPDNYPPGDQPPPPSYIYGAQHLLRLFVKLPEILGKMSFSEKNLKALLKHFDLFLRFLAEYHDDFFPESAYVAACEAHYSTKNPRAIY